The following coding sequences are from one Bacteroidales bacterium WCE2008 window:
- a CDS encoding dipeptidyl-peptidase-4 — translation MNKYYTLALLPILAATMSYAQPGLIKKHPASNPGGKLLTMEEAVLERSLYPSISSDTVSNLLLQLKEEGIDFSGQREEPCEFTEGRSLYYLDSEGNRHIVAESESPEITYGQIVSRNEFGINAGTFWSPDKTRLAYYRNDESLVTTFPLLDITTRTGTLKPIKYPMNGMDSERVTLRIFNTADESTVEVKVTDFGEDRYLTNVSWSPDSRYIFIMVLDRSQKHMRLNQYKAADGSFVRTILTEDNDKYVENVDPLRFIGQNSHFIYRTSNRDGYKNLYLCDTLGTVRRITAVDADVALYGIDKDYIYYTSAEVSPVENHLFRLSYKDYKGRKGISANSTRFGKPERLTAGAGWHEPLISRDRKWLLDIWSSVDLPLAARLVNLSDGKEKLSFRMDNPLRDYANVEVDFGSVKSADGRYDNYYRLLKPLDFDPEKKYPVVVYVYGGPHSQMVRDSWLGEIRYWEYLMAQRGYIVYAQDNRGTENRGLEYEQAIHRHCGQAEMADQIEGVKMLKSLPYVDADRIGVHGWSYGGFMTISLITTYPDVFKVAVAGGPVIDWKWYEVMYGERYMETEATNPEGFRETSLIDKAKDLKGKLLICQGAIDNTCVWQHSLNFVRACIDANVQLDYFPYPLSEHNMTGKTRVHLMDKVTEYFDNNL, via the coding sequence ATGAACAAATACTACACACTAGCACTGCTGCCTATACTGGCCGCAACAATGTCCTACGCCCAGCCGGGTCTGATCAAGAAGCATCCGGCATCCAACCCAGGAGGCAAGCTTCTTACGATGGAAGAAGCCGTCCTTGAAAGAAGTCTCTACCCGTCAATATCCTCGGACACTGTCAGCAATCTGCTGCTGCAGCTGAAGGAAGAAGGCATCGACTTCTCCGGGCAACGCGAAGAACCATGCGAATTCACCGAAGGCCGGAGCCTGTACTATCTTGACAGCGAAGGCAACAGACATATAGTCGCCGAATCCGAAAGTCCAGAAATCACCTACGGTCAGATAGTCTCCCGAAACGAATTCGGCATCAATGCCGGGACCTTCTGGTCGCCGGACAAGACCAGACTCGCCTACTACCGCAACGACGAAAGCCTCGTCACGACTTTCCCGCTTCTGGACATAACGACGCGCACCGGCACCCTCAAGCCCATCAAATACCCGATGAACGGAATGGACTCCGAAAGAGTCACCCTCCGCATATTCAATACAGCCGACGAATCTACCGTGGAAGTGAAGGTCACCGACTTCGGAGAAGACCGCTATCTGACCAACGTCAGCTGGTCCCCGGACAGCAGGTACATATTCATAATGGTTCTGGACAGAAGCCAGAAGCATATGCGCCTCAACCAGTACAAGGCGGCAGACGGTTCCTTCGTCAGGACCATCCTTACCGAGGATAACGACAAGTATGTCGAGAACGTGGATCCTCTGCGATTCATAGGGCAGAATTCGCACTTCATCTACCGCACGTCCAACCGCGACGGCTACAAGAATCTTTATCTCTGCGACACTCTCGGCACTGTCAGGAGGATCACCGCAGTCGATGCAGACGTAGCCCTGTACGGTATCGACAAAGACTATATTTATTATACCTCGGCAGAGGTTTCACCTGTCGAGAACCACCTTTTCCGCCTTTCATACAAGGACTACAAGGGACGGAAAGGCATTTCGGCCAACAGCACCAGATTCGGAAAGCCTGAAAGACTGACCGCCGGCGCCGGCTGGCATGAACCGCTGATCAGCCGTGACAGAAAATGGCTCCTGGACATATGGTCCTCCGTCGACCTTCCTCTCGCCGCAAGACTGGTCAATCTGTCTGACGGAAAAGAAAAGCTCTCGTTCCGGATGGACAATCCGCTTAGGGACTACGCCAACGTAGAAGTCGACTTCGGTTCGGTCAAGAGCGCCGACGGCAGATACGACAACTACTACAGACTGCTCAAGCCGCTGGACTTCGATCCGGAAAAGAAATATCCTGTGGTCGTATATGTCTACGGAGGTCCTCACTCCCAGATGGTACGCGACTCCTGGCTTGGAGAGATCAGATACTGGGAATATCTCATGGCCCAGAGAGGCTATATCGTCTATGCCCAGGACAACAGAGGTACGGAAAACCGCGGCCTGGAGTACGAGCAGGCTATCCACCGCCACTGCGGCCAGGCCGAGATGGCCGACCAGATTGAAGGCGTCAAGATGCTGAAATCCCTGCCATACGTCGATGCCGACAGGATAGGAGTTCATGGCTGGAGTTACGGCGGTTTCATGACCATATCCCTTATTACTACTTATCCGGACGTATTCAAGGTCGCTGTCGCCGGAGGTCCGGTGATCGACTGGAAATGGTATGAAGTAATGTACGGAGAAAGATACATGGAAACCGAAGCCACCAATCCTGAAGGATTCCGCGAGACAAGTCTCATAGACAAGGCCAAGGACCTCAAAGGCAAGCTGCTTATCTGTCAGGGAGCGATTGACAATACCTGCGTATGGCAGCACAGCCTCAACTTCGTCCGCGCCTGCATCGATGCGAACGTCCAGCTGGACTACTTCCCATATCCTCTTTCCGAGCACAACATGACCGGAAAGACCAGAGTCCATCTCATGGACAAGGTGACAGAGTATTTCGATAATAATCTATAA
- a CDS encoding phosphomannomutase has protein sequence MTLIKSISGIRGTIGGNPGEALTPIDIVKFTYAYCSKLRERKPKPNNGSKYKVVVGKDARMSGEMVEQLVCGTLVSCGVDVVKAGFASTPTTEMAVVFANADGGIILTASHNPKQWNALKLLNEKGEFLNAAEGQAILDCAESGEFDFAPVDELGHITEHDFTDEHIQAVLDLKAVDEEAVRNAHFKVVVDAVNSVGGIIMPRLLERMGVECICINGEPTGNFAHNPEPLPKNLVELCDTVVREKADLGVSVDPDVDRLAFICENGEPFVEEYTLVSVADYLFSRAAKIAETTGCTLEEATAPYAPVSCSNLSSSRALRDVTEKWGGTYFASAVGEVNVTTLMHAKKALIGGEGNGGVIYPAIHSGRDAMVGVALFLSNLANKKISVSALKKTYPEYFIAKNKIELSDKGLIDKILGELKKIYANENVNDIDGVKISFESKKQWVHLRKSNTEPIIRIYSEAQTMAEAEALGNEVIAVANKIIG, from the coding sequence ATGACACTGATCAAATCCATTTCCGGAATCCGCGGCACTATAGGCGGTAATCCAGGTGAAGCACTGACACCAATCGACATTGTAAAATTTACCTATGCATATTGCTCAAAACTGCGCGAGCGAAAACCGAAGCCTAATAACGGGTCGAAGTATAAGGTCGTTGTAGGAAAGGACGCCAGAATGTCCGGAGAAATGGTTGAGCAGCTCGTCTGCGGAACTCTCGTCTCTTGTGGCGTGGACGTTGTCAAAGCCGGTTTCGCTTCGACTCCTACCACAGAGATGGCTGTAGTATTCGCCAATGCGGACGGCGGCATCATCCTTACCGCTTCCCATAACCCTAAGCAGTGGAATGCCCTCAAGCTTCTCAACGAGAAGGGCGAGTTCCTCAATGCTGCAGAAGGCCAGGCCATACTTGACTGCGCAGAGAGCGGAGAATTCGATTTCGCTCCGGTAGACGAACTGGGCCATATCACAGAGCATGATTTTACAGATGAACATATACAGGCCGTCCTCGACCTTAAGGCCGTGGATGAGGAGGCTGTCCGCAATGCCCATTTCAAGGTAGTTGTGGATGCGGTCAACTCTGTCGGCGGAATTATAATGCCTCGTCTTCTCGAGAGGATGGGCGTAGAGTGTATCTGCATCAACGGCGAGCCTACCGGAAACTTCGCCCATAACCCGGAGCCGCTTCCTAAGAACCTCGTAGAGCTTTGCGATACCGTCGTCCGCGAGAAAGCGGATCTCGGCGTTTCTGTCGACCCGGATGTCGACAGGCTTGCTTTCATCTGCGAGAACGGAGAGCCTTTCGTTGAGGAATATACCCTCGTGAGCGTTGCCGATTACCTTTTCTCAAGGGCTGCTAAGATTGCCGAGACTACTGGCTGCACCCTCGAAGAGGCTACAGCCCCTTATGCGCCGGTTTCATGTTCAAACCTCTCTTCTTCCCGCGCGCTTCGCGACGTGACGGAAAAATGGGGCGGAACCTATTTCGCTTCTGCAGTAGGCGAGGTCAACGTGACAACCCTCATGCATGCTAAGAAAGCCCTTATCGGTGGCGAGGGCAACGGAGGAGTTATCTATCCTGCCATCCATTCCGGCCGTGACGCCATGGTCGGCGTAGCTCTTTTCTTGAGCAATCTCGCCAACAAGAAGATCAGCGTCTCTGCTCTCAAGAAGACCTATCCTGAGTATTTCATCGCCAAGAACAAGATCGAGCTCTCCGACAAGGGACTTATCGACAAGATTCTCGGCGAACTCAAGAAGATCTATGCCAACGAGAATGTCAATGATATCGATGGCGTAAAGATCAGCTTCGAGAGCAAGAAGCAGTGGGTGCACCTCCGCAAGTCAAATACGGAACCTATCATCCGTATCTATTCAGAGGCACAGACAATGGCCGAGGCCGAGGCTCTCGGTAACGAGGTCATAGCTGTCGCCAATAAGATAATCGGATAA
- a CDS encoding 5'-nucleotidase encodes MRKLIYIALALALAACQPAHRLVILHVNDTHSHFEPVRSGEEAGLGGVIERAAYIDSVRAAEGAENVLLLHAGDFSQGTSYFTVLGGDLEIATINAMGYDAITLGNHEFDNGIEELARRMSMVKCPVVCASYDFSSFDLGKYVKPYAIVEKAGMKIGIIGLLTDLTRVIDRTIADRMPKLDDVEEANKWAKYLKEEEKCDLVIALTHIGYEGESFTDPIFVTKTRNIDLVVGGHSHTFLEKMESARNLDGKKIPIVQDGCWGLYMGKIEVRK; translated from the coding sequence ATGAGAAAGTTAATTTATATCGCGCTGGCTCTCGCCCTTGCTGCCTGCCAGCCTGCACACAGACTTGTAATTCTCCATGTCAATGATACCCACAGCCATTTCGAGCCTGTCCGCAGTGGTGAGGAAGCCGGTTTGGGCGGTGTTATTGAAAGGGCCGCATACATAGACAGTGTCCGCGCGGCCGAAGGTGCTGAGAACGTGCTTCTGCTGCATGCCGGAGACTTCAGCCAGGGCACTTCGTATTTCACTGTTCTCGGAGGAGACCTCGAAATCGCGACCATCAATGCGATGGGTTACGATGCCATCACTCTCGGGAACCACGAGTTCGACAACGGAATTGAGGAGCTTGCCCGCCGTATGAGCATGGTAAAATGCCCTGTAGTGTGCGCAAGCTACGATTTCTCTTCGTTCGATCTCGGCAAGTATGTCAAGCCTTATGCTATCGTCGAGAAAGCCGGGATGAAGATAGGAATAATCGGTCTGCTGACAGACCTTACCAGGGTGATCGACAGGACTATCGCCGACAGGATGCCTAAGCTCGACGATGTCGAAGAGGCAAACAAATGGGCCAAGTATCTCAAGGAGGAAGAAAAATGTGACCTGGTCATCGCACTGACACATATCGGATATGAGGGCGAATCATTCACCGATCCGATATTCGTCACCAAGACCAGGAATATCGACCTCGTGGTGGGAGGCCACTCCCATACTTTCCTGGAGAAGATGGAATCGGCAAGGAACCTTGACGGCAAGAAGATTCCTATCGTCCAGGACGGATGCTGGGGCCTTTATATGGGAAAAATCGAAGTCAGGAAATAA
- a CDS encoding haloacid dehalogenase-like hydrolase encodes MRKFLLVVAALVAAGCSNPERLDKGNWSPEVYDALSELIAQYGSSSPGYDPDCRPYAVFDYDNTTVLGDISYTLVYYMLDNLKFGFTPEESESVFCSVIPDPDMLIPVTGPKDSVTVRSLARRFAEDYAAMYGRKDFRDMPEFEDLRTCFWNMALGIDDTVDYGTSCLWFETLFTGYTKAGLRTLSRKAASHATADGTFREETWRSGGMDATVSRGLALTPELQNLYTTLTDNGIDVYICSASMEEIVEGMACDPKYDLGIKDDHVFGLRLMTHEDCTIDIAYDPGYPQSYKEGKTDCIRTMMAPQHGGMSPILVAGDSNGDYSMLTSFPDLKVGLIFDCGNSGDIGALAETARNDRMPLKEHLRNNTTKYVLQPRDLSIPGLIKEKHE; translated from the coding sequence ATGAGGAAGTTTCTGCTCGTTGTCGCCGCACTTGTCGCAGCCGGATGCTCCAATCCGGAAAGACTGGACAAGGGCAACTGGTCTCCGGAAGTCTATGACGCCCTGTCAGAGCTGATAGCGCAATACGGTTCATCTTCGCCCGGCTACGATCCCGACTGCCGTCCGTATGCCGTTTTCGACTACGACAATACGACAGTACTGGGAGATATTTCCTACACTCTGGTCTATTATATGCTGGACAACCTCAAGTTCGGCTTTACTCCGGAAGAAAGCGAATCTGTCTTCTGTTCGGTAATTCCGGATCCGGACATGCTGATTCCAGTGACCGGACCCAAGGATTCTGTCACGGTCCGCAGCCTCGCCAGACGCTTCGCCGAAGACTACGCCGCCATGTATGGCCGGAAAGACTTCCGGGACATGCCTGAATTCGAAGACCTGCGCACATGTTTCTGGAACATGGCCCTGGGCATCGACGACACAGTCGATTACGGCACCAGCTGCCTGTGGTTCGAGACTCTCTTTACCGGATACACGAAAGCCGGACTCCGGACGCTTTCCCGTAAAGCCGCCTCGCACGCTACGGCCGACGGGACCTTCCGGGAAGAAACATGGAGAAGCGGTGGGATGGATGCCACGGTCAGCAGAGGGCTTGCCCTGACTCCCGAGCTTCAGAACCTCTATACGACTCTGACCGACAACGGGATCGACGTCTATATCTGCTCGGCCTCGATGGAAGAGATCGTCGAGGGCATGGCCTGCGATCCGAAATACGATCTCGGAATAAAGGATGACCATGTATTCGGACTCAGGTTGATGACCCATGAGGACTGCACTATCGACATTGCGTATGATCCGGGCTATCCGCAGTCATACAAAGAAGGGAAGACGGACTGCATCCGCACTATGATGGCGCCTCAGCACGGAGGCATGAGTCCTATCCTGGTCGCCGGCGACAGCAACGGAGACTACAGCATGCTTACCAGTTTTCCGGACCTCAAGGTCGGACTTATCTTCGACTGCGGGAATTCGGGCGATATCGGAGCTCTTGCTGAAACCGCCCGAAACGACAGGATGCCGCTGAAGGAGCACCTGCGCAACAATACGACAAAATATGTACTACAGCCGAGGGATCTCTCGATTCCGGGCCTTATAAAAGAAAAACATGAATAA
- a CDS encoding putative sigma-54 modulation protein, with the protein MEIRVQSIKFNADQKLLDYVDKKVARLEKFDDRITSVEVALALMEKPDNKSAKIQAHVPGENLVIERTARTFEEAITECVDLMKEKMVRNREKRNNE; encoded by the coding sequence ATGGAGATTAGAGTACAATCCATCAAGTTCAATGCGGATCAGAAACTTCTCGATTATGTCGATAAGAAAGTTGCCAGACTTGAAAAGTTCGATGACAGGATAACCAGCGTTGAAGTTGCGCTGGCTCTGATGGAAAAACCTGATAACAAAAGCGCTAAGATCCAGGCCCATGTTCCGGGCGAGAATCTCGTGATAGAAAGGACTGCAAGGACGTTTGAGGAGGCTATCACCGAGTGCGTGGATCTCATGAAAGAAAAAATGGTAAGAAACAGGGAAAAACGCAATAACGAATAA
- a CDS encoding ABC-2 type transport system ATP-binding protein yields the protein MGIITCTDICKNFGEKVALDHVSVDIPKGQIFGLLGPNGAGKTTLIRIINRITIPNGGTVLFDGRPITQKDVEKIGYLPEERGLYRKMEVGDQAMYLAQLKGMSYKDAQKALKEWFVRFGIQDWWKKKVEELSKGMAQKVQFITTVVHKPSLMILDEPFSGFDPVNAELIRKEILRLKDEGATIVLSTHNMESVETLCDNIALINKSKLVISGGVNDIRHRYGNNNIELIYTSDSAIQPVEGLYGILSDVENSGRHTAVLNIGEGVTNNDVLSSIISNGASVNSFKELIPRMNDIFIKLVTEG from the coding sequence ATGGGAATAATTACGTGTACAGACATCTGTAAGAATTTCGGGGAGAAGGTCGCTCTCGACCATGTCTCCGTCGATATTCCGAAAGGTCAGATTTTCGGCCTCCTAGGCCCTAACGGAGCAGGCAAGACCACCCTGATCCGTATCATTAACAGAATAACTATCCCGAATGGCGGTACCGTACTTTTCGACGGGCGTCCTATCACCCAGAAGGATGTCGAGAAGATAGGATATCTTCCTGAGGAGCGAGGCCTTTACCGCAAGATGGAAGTAGGCGACCAGGCCATGTACCTGGCCCAGCTTAAGGGTATGTCTTATAAAGATGCCCAGAAGGCTCTCAAGGAGTGGTTCGTAAGGTTCGGAATCCAGGACTGGTGGAAAAAGAAAGTCGAGGAGCTCTCCAAAGGTATGGCGCAGAAGGTACAGTTCATCACGACCGTCGTGCATAAGCCGTCGCTGATGATACTTGACGAACCTTTCTCCGGCTTCGACCCTGTCAATGCCGAACTTATCAGGAAAGAGATCCTCAGGCTCAAGGACGAGGGCGCCACTATTGTGCTCTCTACGCATAACATGGAATCTGTGGAGACTCTCTGCGACAATATAGCCCTTATCAACAAGTCAAAGCTCGTCATCTCCGGAGGCGTGAACGATATACGCCACCGTTACGGAAACAACAATATCGAGCTTATCTATACTTCTGATTCTGCTATCCAGCCGGTGGAAGGCCTTTACGGCATTCTTTCCGATGTGGAGAATTCCGGCCGTCATACTGCGGTGCTGAATATCGGCGAGGGGGTTACCAACAATGATGTGCTTTCATCAATCATTTCAAATGGCGCTTCCGTCAATTCCTTCAAGGAGCTGATCCCGCGCATGAACGACATTTTCATTAAACTTGTAACGGAGGGTTAG
- a CDS encoding DNA polymerase III, delta subunit, with translation MARQAGYQAAEATCRKIIEDARNGVFSPVYLLMGEEPYYAEKACDAIVEYALSDSERDFNQTVFYGLDSDAGTIASEARLYPMMAERRLVVVREAQNMKSLEELAVYCEEPMDSTVLVVLMHGDKADKRKAFYKNVVKNGVVLESPAVKDYEVDGWIVSYYRSRGLSIAPDAAVLLGESAGADLGKIVVETEKMLKNLPEGTTTVTAADVEKNVGVSRQFSVFELTKELSLHNAAKALRIATYIGSSPRFAMPMVTAALFNHFYRILKYEAVLMKNPRPDNDVKSAVLGVNPYFFREYDTAVINYPVGKCLRIMSLLEEYDYKGKGGDAGEATPEQMLMELVSKILN, from the coding sequence ATGGCCAGACAGGCAGGATATCAGGCAGCCGAGGCTACCTGCAGAAAAATAATCGAAGACGCTCGTAACGGCGTCTTCAGTCCTGTGTATCTGCTTATGGGCGAGGAGCCGTACTATGCAGAGAAGGCTTGCGACGCAATTGTCGAATATGCTCTTTCCGACAGCGAGAGAGATTTCAACCAGACAGTATTCTACGGACTTGATTCGGATGCCGGTACGATAGCGTCCGAGGCTCGTCTTTATCCTATGATGGCCGAGAGAAGGCTGGTCGTAGTACGTGAGGCCCAGAACATGAAATCTCTGGAAGAACTTGCGGTCTATTGCGAGGAGCCGATGGATTCGACAGTCCTTGTCGTCCTGATGCATGGGGACAAGGCCGACAAGAGGAAAGCATTTTACAAAAACGTAGTCAAGAACGGCGTGGTGCTCGAGTCGCCGGCTGTCAAGGATTACGAGGTCGACGGATGGATAGTATCCTATTACAGAAGCAGGGGACTGAGCATAGCTCCGGATGCGGCCGTACTTCTCGGAGAATCCGCTGGCGCCGACCTGGGCAAGATCGTGGTCGAGACCGAAAAGATGCTGAAGAATCTTCCGGAGGGTACTACAACGGTAACGGCAGCTGATGTCGAGAAGAATGTGGGTGTAAGCCGTCAGTTCAGTGTTTTCGAGCTTACCAAGGAACTGTCTCTCCATAACGCCGCAAAGGCTCTCAGGATAGCCACATATATAGGCAGCAGCCCTAGGTTTGCCATGCCTATGGTGACAGCAGCCCTGTTCAACCATTTCTACAGGATATTAAAGTACGAGGCCGTGCTTATGAAGAATCCGCGTCCTGACAATGATGTCAAGAGCGCCGTACTCGGAGTGAATCCTTATTTCTTCCGCGAGTATGATACAGCCGTGATTAATTATCCTGTAGGGAAGTGCCTGAGGATAATGTCTCTTCTGGAAGAGTATGATTATAAGGGCAAAGGCGGGGATGCGGGCGAGGCAACTCCGGAGCAGATGCTTATGGAGCTTGTCTCTAAGATATTGAATTAA
- a CDS encoding 5'-nucleotidase, C-terminal domain, translating to MKKLLFITLLAVTLCGCRQQFVWERTAMDGSRTGVQACSASDVAEKLGTYSDGVYTAPDGKVFSEGCTPEVARILLESQETMADLKTVIARSTRAMVTSYPECELGDWFIDELMRAAERKSGKKVDIGITNFGGIRVDMPEGVVLKDDIMSMFPFKNNLCYLELYGRDIRVILEQLASTSWQVVGGARCVVRNKVLESVEIGGEPLDDDKIYGVATISFLLDGGDGLRIAKNAVRLDIYDEYILDVMMPYVESLTAAGKPIEYQTDGRITIINDGEKETLRR from the coding sequence ATGAAGAAACTTCTTTTCATCACTCTGCTTGCCGTCACCCTCTGCGGGTGCCGGCAGCAGTTCGTCTGGGAACGTACCGCGATGGACGGATCCAGGACCGGAGTGCAGGCTTGTTCTGCATCTGATGTTGCCGAGAAACTCGGCACATACTCCGACGGAGTCTATACCGCACCTGACGGAAAAGTTTTCTCGGAGGGTTGTACCCCTGAGGTCGCCAGGATTCTTCTTGAATCCCAGGAGACAATGGCGGATCTCAAGACTGTAATCGCCAGAAGTACAAGAGCCATGGTGACCTCATATCCGGAGTGCGAACTCGGAGACTGGTTCATCGACGAACTTATGCGCGCTGCGGAGAGGAAATCCGGCAAGAAGGTCGATATCGGAATCACCAACTTCGGTGGAATCCGGGTGGACATGCCGGAAGGAGTTGTCCTCAAGGACGATATAATGTCGATGTTCCCGTTCAAGAACAATCTCTGTTATCTGGAACTCTACGGACGCGATATCAGAGTCATACTTGAGCAGCTGGCCTCGACCTCGTGGCAGGTTGTAGGCGGGGCGCGCTGCGTAGTCCGCAACAAAGTTCTGGAATCTGTGGAGATCGGGGGAGAACCTCTCGACGATGACAAGATTTACGGGGTGGCTACGATTTCGTTCCTGCTTGACGGAGGCGACGGCCTGCGAATTGCGAAGAATGCCGTGCGTCTGGACATTTATGATGAGTATATCCTCGATGTCATGATGCCTTATGTCGAGAGTCTGACTGCCGCCGGAAAGCCGATCGAGTATCAGACAGACGGAAGGATCACCATCATCAACGACGGGGAAAAAGAGACCCTGAGGAGGTAA
- a CDS encoding GAF domain-containing protein, which translates to MNKKEIYEDLIKQVDSLTEGVDNPVAVMANTSAAIASAFGFWWTGFYTVGNDGKMHLGPFQGPVACYTIPFGKGVCGTAWERKETVVVPDVEHFPGHIACSSISRSEIVVPVLRDDKVIAVLDIDSKDLATFDETDRLYLEQLCKIISPRI; encoded by the coding sequence ATGAATAAGAAAGAAATATACGAAGACCTGATCAAGCAGGTCGACAGCCTTACAGAAGGAGTAGACAACCCTGTCGCAGTCATGGCAAACACCTCCGCAGCCATCGCCTCCGCATTCGGTTTCTGGTGGACCGGATTCTACACGGTAGGAAATGACGGCAAGATGCATCTCGGACCGTTCCAGGGGCCTGTTGCCTGCTATACCATCCCTTTCGGGAAGGGAGTCTGCGGAACGGCATGGGAGCGCAAGGAGACCGTAGTCGTACCAGATGTCGAGCATTTTCCCGGCCATATCGCCTGCAGCAGCATTTCACGTTCCGAGATAGTGGTCCCAGTGCTCAGAGACGATAAAGTAATAGCTGTCCTCGATATCGACAGCAAGGATCTCGCAACCTTTGACGAGACCGACCGTCTTTATCTCGAACAGCTATGTAAGATCATATCCCCGAGGATATGA
- a CDS encoding ABC-2 type transport system permease protein, which produces MNLKTIGTIISKEYLTRVKKKSFLITTFVVPVLFAAFFVVMELIILKSTDDRSQVVAVVDQSGICMPYLDSVENKSFLDFSSANPDSLKLQLDELELDGMVLIAPLDSATMGTSVHIYSKKPLGVDFSSLVESKVEDAVEDYRIDSYDIDNLAGIMEEIHFDAPVKEYTIDEDGNETVSESSIYMIVSIILGMVIFMFITMFGGSIMSSVIEEKASRVVEVLISSAKATELMFGKIIGVALMALTQFLLWIILTIVLVTAVSAVAGSSMMAGSDAAEIMEMVKGTGGVEGLDMASMTEDSDIAVVLSTLANIPWGTLVTSFLIYFILGYLLYASLYAAIGASVENVEDSQQLQLPVTVPLMIGYMIVFMAFRSPDSPAVFWGSMVPFTSPIVMLARIPYGVPFWQLALSIGLLLLTFIGCAWASAKIYKAGILIFGKKASFKDMWKWLKQK; this is translated from the coding sequence ATGAATCTCAAGACAATAGGCACGATCATATCAAAGGAATACTTGACCCGTGTCAAGAAGAAATCATTCCTTATCACAACATTCGTAGTTCCTGTCCTTTTCGCCGCGTTCTTCGTGGTGATGGAACTCATAATACTCAAATCCACGGACGACCGCAGCCAGGTCGTGGCCGTAGTCGACCAGTCCGGAATTTGTATGCCTTATCTCGATTCCGTCGAGAACAAGAGTTTCCTGGATTTCTCCAGCGCTAATCCTGATTCCCTGAAACTTCAGCTGGATGAACTGGAGCTTGACGGAATGGTGCTCATAGCTCCTCTGGATTCCGCCACCATGGGCACATCCGTCCATATCTATTCCAAGAAGCCTCTGGGAGTGGACTTCAGCTCTCTCGTCGAGTCCAAGGTGGAGGATGCAGTCGAGGATTACAGGATCGACAGCTATGATATCGATAATCTTGCCGGGATAATGGAAGAGATCCACTTCGATGCTCCGGTCAAGGAATATACGATCGATGAAGACGGTAACGAGACCGTTTCCGAGTCAAGTATCTATATGATAGTCTCCATCATACTGGGAATGGTAATCTTTATGTTCATTACCATGTTCGGAGGTTCGATCATGTCGAGCGTCATAGAGGAGAAGGCCAGCAGGGTAGTAGAAGTGCTGATTTCTTCAGCCAAGGCTACCGAGCTGATGTTCGGAAAGATCATCGGAGTCGCTCTGATGGCGCTGACCCAGTTCCTTCTCTGGATCATCCTTACTATTGTGCTTGTCACCGCCGTGAGCGCCGTAGCCGGTTCGTCGATGATGGCCGGTTCGGATGCCGCCGAGATCATGGAGATGGTCAAAGGCACCGGTGGAGTGGAAGGCTTGGATATGGCTTCCATGACTGAGGACAGCGATATCGCCGTAGTTCTCTCGACCCTTGCGAATATCCCTTGGGGAACGCTCGTGACTTCGTTCCTTATCTACTTCATTCTCGGATATCTGCTCTATGCATCCCTCTATGCCGCTATCGGAGCGTCTGTAGAGAATGTCGAGGATTCCCAGCAGCTCCAGCTGCCTGTCACGGTTCCTCTTATGATAGGTTACATGATCGTGTTCATGGCTTTCAGAAGTCCGGACAGTCCGGCCGTATTCTGGGGCTCCATGGTTCCGTTCACTTCTCCTATCGTGATGCTTGCCCGTATCCCGTACGGCGTTCCGTTCTGGCAGCTCGCCCTGTCAATCGGCCTGCTTTTGCTGACGTTCATCGGATGCGCGTGGGCTTCTGCCAAGATTTATAAAGCCGGAATCCTTATCTTTGGAAAGAAAGCTTCCTTTAAAGATATGTGGAAGTGGCTGAAACAGAAATAA